A genome region from uncultured Campylobacter sp. includes the following:
- the prfB gene encoding peptide chain release factor 2 yields MDNYEYTELLKTLNTKVENIAGVVKPENIKARLKEIEELENDQNLWQDVAKAGAIGKEKTKISNILNKFLNVKNAVDDAKALYELANSENDEETINSLFAEADELEDKIINLEISMMLSGENDDKNAIVSIHPGAGGTESNDWASMLYRMYLRFCEREGFKIEVLDFQEGEEAGLKDVSFIVRGENAYGYLKAENGIHRLVRVSPFDSAGRRHTSFSSVMVSPELNDDIEINIEEKDIRIDVFRASGAGGQHINKTESAVRITHIPTGIVVNCQNDRSQHKNKETAMKVLKSRLYELELMKQREKDENTPKSEIGWGHQIRSYVLFPYQQVKDNRSGEAYSQTDAILDGDIKSIIEGVLISQANK; encoded by the coding sequence TTGGATAATTACGAATACACGGAACTTTTAAAAACCCTAAATACTAAAGTCGAAAATATTGCAGGCGTCGTAAAACCGGAGAACATTAAAGCGCGCCTAAAAGAGATCGAGGAGCTTGAAAACGATCAAAATCTCTGGCAGGACGTCGCAAAAGCAGGCGCTATCGGCAAGGAAAAAACTAAAATTTCAAATATCTTAAATAAATTTCTAAACGTTAAAAATGCCGTAGACGACGCAAAAGCTCTATATGAGCTGGCAAACTCGGAAAACGACGAAGAGACGATAAACTCGCTTTTTGCCGAGGCGGACGAGCTAGAGGACAAGATCATAAATTTAGAAATTTCTATGATGCTTAGCGGCGAAAACGACGATAAAAACGCTATTGTCAGCATTCATCCGGGCGCGGGCGGTACGGAGAGCAACGACTGGGCGAGTATGTTATACCGCATGTATCTGCGCTTTTGCGAGCGAGAGGGTTTTAAGATCGAGGTTCTGGACTTTCAAGAGGGCGAGGAGGCGGGTCTTAAGGACGTTAGCTTCATCGTGCGCGGCGAGAACGCCTACGGATATCTGAAAGCCGAAAACGGCATCCATCGCCTGGTGCGCGTAAGCCCATTCGATAGCGCAGGGCGCAGACATACGAGCTTTTCGAGCGTGATGGTAAGCCCCGAGCTAAATGATGATATCGAGATAAATATCGAAGAGAAGGATATTCGCATCGATGTGTTTCGCGCAAGCGGCGCAGGCGGGCAACATATCAATAAAACCGAAAGTGCTGTGCGTATCACGCACATCCCAACGGGCATCGTAGTAAACTGCCAAAACGATAGAAGCCAGCACAAAAACAAAGAAACGGCGATGAAGGTGTTAAAGTCGCGCCTTTACGAGCTTGAGCTGATGAAGCAGCGCGAAAAGGACGAGAACACGCCTAAAAGCGAGATTGGCTGGGGACATCAGATCCGCTCCTACGTACTTTTCCCGTATCAGCAGGTTAAGGATAACCGCAGCGGCGAGGCGTATAGCCAAACCGATGCGATTTTAGACGGCGATATAAAAAGCATAATCGAAGGCGTTTTGATTTCACAAGCGAACAAATAA
- a CDS encoding DUF883 family protein yields the protein MATQETNLDSLKKDIDSLKADFKEIMKSIKNIGAERAESAKDKILDQLNSNEIKKYIDDLRLKGKDGIESVNDTIKQDPIKSIAIAAGVGFLLAWLLKK from the coding sequence ATGGCTACTCAAGAGACAAATTTAGATTCTTTGAAAAAGGATATCGACTCTTTAAAAGCGGATTTTAAAGAAATTATGAAGTCCATCAAAAACATAGGTGCAGAGCGTGCGGAGTCTGCCAAAGATAAAATTCTAGATCAGCTAAACAGCAATGAGATCAAAAAATATATAGATGATCTAAGGCTCAAAGGCAAAGACGGCATAGAAAGCGTGAATGACACGATAAAACAAGATCCGATAAAAAGCATCGCTATCGCTGCGGGCGTCGGATTTTTGCTCGCTTGGTTGCTGAAAAAATAA
- a CDS encoding type II secretion system protein, whose product MSEDGILLALGYSVNDATVAQLRGILSKCDFEDNELDRIVGLNDKLKIYGAHVAMSNSNPYFKIKNDATNEERKTAAEQIIRSWSEKFKLKLQKVAGKETYYVLGRQISKN is encoded by the coding sequence ATGAGTGAAGATGGAATTTTGCTAGCGCTAGGATATAGCGTAAACGACGCGACGGTCGCACAGCTGCGAGGAATTTTATCGAAGTGCGATTTTGAGGATAACGAGCTTGATCGCATCGTGGGGCTGAACGATAAGCTTAAAATTTACGGTGCGCACGTGGCGATGTCGAATTCAAACCCGTATTTTAAGATCAAAAACGACGCTACGAATGAGGAGCGCAAGACCGCTGCGGAGCAGATCATCCGATCTTGGTCGGAAAAATTTAAGCTCAAGCTACAAAAGGTCGCGGGCAAAGAGACCTATTACGTTTTGGGTCGCCAAATTTCAAAAAATTAA
- a CDS encoding MiaB/RimO family radical SAM methylthiotransferase produces MAKLHLVSLGCNKNLVDSEIMLGRLQNYELTPDVASADVIIVNTCGFIASAKQESIRTILKLSEQKKSGALLVVTGCLMQRYREELMKELPEVDLFTGVGDYDKIDEIILKKQNLFSPDTYLQASEERVITGSNYHAYIKISEGCNQKCSFCAIPSFKGRLKSRSIEDIEAEVRSLVARGFYDFSFIAQDSSSFGRDLRRGNKGRSNFKGSEGELNFTGFRDGQNSDGSSGSAGDKISAQSGLACGKGSGGESADDERVHEQDIDLVALIKRIEKIRGVKVARVLYLYPTSTDERLIRTIVDSPVFANYFDMPIQHINDKMLSLMKRGASVARIKELLNLMRSAPGAFLRTGVIVGHPGEGEAEFDELCNFLQEFKFDRISAFAYSKEEDTASFAMPQIPARTISRRLNKIEKITREAIDNSMRALVGKKMPLIIEGASSEGEFFYGSKPLAWDKDIDGEILINESYVQNLKVGGLYECEITEFAGDRLLARVLKSSQG; encoded by the coding sequence ATGGCAAAACTCCATCTCGTTTCTCTAGGCTGCAATAAGAATTTAGTCGACTCCGAGATCATGCTTGGGCGCTTGCAAAACTATGAGCTCACGCCCGATGTGGCCTCTGCCGACGTCATCATCGTAAATACCTGCGGTTTCATCGCAAGCGCCAAACAGGAGAGTATCCGCACGATTTTGAAGCTTAGCGAGCAGAAAAAAAGCGGCGCGCTGCTGGTCGTCACGGGCTGCCTCATGCAGCGCTACCGCGAGGAGCTGATGAAGGAGCTGCCCGAGGTCGATCTTTTCACCGGCGTTGGCGACTACGACAAGATCGATGAAATCATCCTAAAAAAGCAAAATTTATTTAGCCCGGACACCTACCTGCAAGCAAGCGAAGAGCGCGTGATAACGGGCTCAAACTACCACGCCTACATCAAAATTTCAGAGGGCTGTAATCAAAAATGCTCTTTCTGCGCCATTCCGAGCTTCAAAGGTCGCCTAAAAAGCCGCAGTATCGAGGACATCGAAGCGGAGGTACGCAGTTTGGTAGCGCGCGGATTTTACGATTTTAGCTTTATAGCGCAAGATTCCAGCAGCTTCGGTCGCGATCTAAGACGCGGCAACAAGGGCAGATCAAATTTTAAAGGCTCCGAAGGCGAGTTAAATTTTACGGGCTTTCGCGACGGGCAGAATTCCGATGGCTCAAGCGGCAGCGCGGGAGATAAGATTTCCGCTCAAAGTGGGCTCGCCTGCGGTAAGGGCTCTGGCGGCGAGAGTGCAGACGACGAAAGAGTCCACGAGCAGGATATAGATCTAGTCGCACTGATAAAACGCATCGAAAAAATTAGAGGCGTCAAGGTAGCGCGCGTGCTGTATCTCTACCCTACCAGCACCGACGAGCGACTCATCCGCACGATCGTGGACTCACCCGTTTTCGCAAATTACTTCGACATGCCGATTCAGCACATAAACGACAAAATGCTAAGCCTGATGAAGCGCGGCGCGAGCGTGGCGCGGATCAAAGAGCTTTTAAATTTAATGCGAAGTGCGCCGGGCGCATTTTTACGAACGGGCGTCATAGTGGGGCACCCGGGCGAAGGCGAAGCCGAATTTGACGAGCTTTGCAACTTTTTGCAGGAGTTTAAATTTGATAGAATTTCAGCTTTTGCCTACAGCAAGGAGGAGGATACGGCGAGCTTTGCGATGCCGCAGATCCCTGCGCGGACAATTAGCCGCCGCTTAAATAAGATCGAGAAAATCACGCGCGAGGCGATAGATAATAGCATGCGCGCGCTCGTAGGCAAAAAGATGCCCCTAATAATCGAAGGCGCCAGCAGCGAGGGCGAGTTTTTTTACGGCTCCAAGCCTCTTGCATGGGACAAGGACATCGACGGCGAAATTTTAATCAACGAAAGCTACGTGCAAAATCTAAAAGTAGGCGGTCTATACGAGTGCGAAATCACGGAATTTGCGGGCGATAGGCTGCTTGCGCGAGTGCTAAAAAGCTCGCAAGGATAA
- a CDS encoding metallophosphoesterase family protein, which yields MSVYFTSDLHFGHELVLKKYPNFRKGANVAEMDENLITAWNALVTSEDLVYNLGDVSFHKDFAHTCELLRRLNGRHFLVLGNHDGRIAAMKNELLSQHKADGNFMFEQIVGYAFVRLSHKRAALSHYPMIEWANCHYGALMLYGHLHADMAEVSGRALNVGFDLHGKILSEDEVWSYLKDIPPKAHHASELEGISENDDVEQRRALIENFLRKINRD from the coding sequence ATGAGCGTTTATTTTACCTCCGATCTGCACTTCGGCCACGAGCTGGTGCTTAAAAAATATCCCAATTTTAGAAAAGGTGCAAACGTAGCCGAAATGGATGAAAATCTCATCACCGCTTGGAACGCGCTTGTTACATCCGAGGATCTTGTCTATAATCTCGGCGACGTCTCCTTTCACAAGGATTTTGCGCACACTTGCGAGTTACTTCGCAGACTAAACGGGCGGCATTTTTTGGTGCTCGGCAACCACGATGGGCGCATCGCTGCGATGAAAAACGAGCTGTTAAGCCAGCACAAGGCGGACGGTAATTTTATGTTTGAGCAGATCGTGGGCTACGCCTTTGTGCGCCTATCGCATAAGAGAGCGGCTCTGTCTCACTACCCGATGATCGAGTGGGCAAACTGCCATTATGGCGCGCTGATGCTCTACGGTCACCTGCACGCAGATATGGCTGAAGTTTCGGGCAGGGCGCTAAACGTGGGCTTTGATCTGCACGGCAAAATTTTAAGCGAGGACGAGGTGTGGTCGTATCTGAAAGATATCCCGCCCAAGGCTCATCACGCAAGCGAGCTAGAGGGCATTAGCGAGAACGACGATGTGGAGCAAAGGCGAGCTTTGATAGAAAATTTTTTACGCAAAATTAATCGTGATTAG
- the tilS gene encoding tRNA lysidine(34) synthetase TilS — translation MKNSPEIPSKILALLRAGKNLLAFSHGVDSTALFYLLDEAGVKFDLAIVDYNVRAQSKDEVASVRHLAAKFNKQIYVKSVRLGASNFEHEARAARYDFFGQICRERGYENLILAHQFDDKFEWFLMQLGRGAGLSELLGMQELETREDYVIARPLLGVRKCELERFLRERNLKYFTDETNLTDRFKRGFIRAKFSEPFLNEYFSGVKKSFEFLAVDALSLTPEISNPATKIYLIKRGVNEIRGVDQACKRLGLVLSSAQRNECARCLENGADCVLGGKVAVGASKNFILVTPYIKAAMDKEFKEACRRLAIPPINRGFLFAEGADLALFEELL, via the coding sequence ATGAAAAACTCGCCCGAAATTCCAAGCAAAATTCTAGCCTTGCTGCGGGCCGGCAAAAATCTGCTTGCATTTTCGCACGGCGTCGATAGTACCGCGCTTTTTTACCTTTTGGACGAGGCGGGCGTGAAATTTGACCTTGCGATCGTGGATTACAACGTCCGCGCGCAAAGCAAGGACGAAGTCGCCTCGGTAAGGCATTTGGCGGCCAAATTTAACAAACAAATCTACGTAAAAAGCGTGCGGCTAGGCGCGTCAAATTTCGAGCACGAGGCACGTGCGGCCAGATATGATTTTTTCGGTCAAATTTGCCGCGAGCGGGGATATGAAAATTTGATTTTGGCGCATCAATTCGACGATAAATTCGAGTGGTTTTTGATGCAGCTTGGGCGCGGCGCGGGGCTTAGCGAGCTGTTAGGCATGCAGGAGCTAGAAACTCGCGAGGACTACGTGATCGCTCGTCCGCTTCTAGGCGTGCGAAAGTGCGAGCTGGAGCGGTTTTTGCGTGAGCGAAACCTAAAATACTTCACCGACGAGACGAATTTAACGGACCGGTTTAAACGCGGCTTTATTCGCGCGAAATTTAGCGAGCCGTTTTTAAACGAATACTTTAGCGGCGTAAAAAAGAGCTTTGAGTTTTTGGCGGTCGATGCGTTAAGCTTAACTCCCGAAATTTCTAATCCCGCGACAAAAATTTATCTCATAAAACGCGGTGTAAACGAGATTCGCGGCGTGGATCAGGCCTGCAAGCGGCTAGGGCTCGTGCTAAGCTCCGCACAGCGAAACGAATGCGCGCGCTGCCTAGAAAACGGCGCCGACTGCGTGCTAGGCGGAAAGGTAGCCGTGGGCGCGAGCAAAAATTTTATTCTCGTAACGCCATATATCAAAGCCGCGATGGACAAGGAATTTAAAGAAGCGTGCAGGCGGCTTGCTATCCCACCGATAAACCGCGGATTTTTATTTGCCGAGGGCGCGGATCTTGCGCTATTTGAGGAGCTTTTATGA
- the panC gene encoding pantoate--beta-alanine ligase, whose product MQIIRSVEELKSFRASASGSVGFVPTMGALHAGHASLIKRARNENNIVIVSAFLNPAQFLPGEDLNSYPKNEAGDIKICESLDVNALFIPTADEIYGTEEPAIIAPKPISEILEGKTRPGHFDGVLKVLNKLFNLTRPSNVYMGKKDTQQLFIVQKMVKSFFMPISIIPCEIVRESDGLALSSRNAYLDEEGKLMALKLSRSLLNASSLIKKGEISLNIIREKMLSVLEPLAVDYIAFVDYKFNEISQIKLGDTIILVAAKVGTTRLIDNIWL is encoded by the coding sequence ATGCAGATCATTAGAAGCGTAGAGGAGCTAAAAAGCTTCAGAGCATCAGCAAGCGGCAGCGTGGGCTTCGTGCCTACTATGGGCGCCTTGCACGCGGGGCATGCGAGCCTCATAAAAAGAGCGCGGAACGAAAACAACATCGTAATCGTCTCGGCATTCCTCAATCCGGCGCAGTTTTTGCCCGGCGAGGATCTAAACAGCTATCCAAAAAACGAAGCGGGCGATATTAAAATTTGCGAAAGCCTCGATGTGAACGCGCTTTTTATCCCGACCGCGGATGAAATTTACGGCACGGAGGAGCCAGCAATCATAGCACCTAAGCCGATAAGTGAAATTTTAGAAGGCAAAACGCGCCCCGGGCACTTCGACGGCGTACTTAAGGTGCTAAATAAGCTTTTTAATCTAACTCGTCCCAGCAACGTTTATATGGGCAAAAAGGACACCCAGCAGCTTTTCATCGTGCAGAAGATGGTAAAGAGCTTTTTTATGCCTATAAGTATCATCCCTTGCGAGATCGTGCGCGAGAGCGACGGCTTGGCGCTTAGCTCGCGTAACGCCTATTTGGATGAGGAGGGAAAGCTTATGGCGCTTAAGCTTTCGCGCTCCTTGCTAAATGCCAGCTCGCTTATTAAAAAAGGCGAGATCAGCCTAAATATCATCCGCGAAAAGATGCTTAGCGTGCTTGAACCGCTGGCGGTCGATTACATAGCGTTCGTGGATTATAAATTTAATGAAATTTCGCAGATCAAGTTGGGAGATACTATCATTTTAGTAGCCGCCAAGGTAGGCACGACCCGTCTGATCGATAATATCTGGCTGTAA
- the miaB gene encoding tRNA (N6-isopentenyl adenosine(37)-C2)-methylthiotransferase MiaB, producing MSKLLFIQTLGCAMNVRDSEHIIAQLKEQDYEITDDVNIADLILINTCSVREKPVHKLFSEIGAFDKARKKGSKIGVCGCTASHLGGEIFKRAPFVDFVLGARNVSKISQAVRTPKFISTDINYDESEFAFGDFASSPYKSFINIMIGCDKKCSYCIVPQTRGDEISIPAQIILREAERSAARGAKEIFLLGQNVNNYGKRFSNAHEKIDFSDLLMRLSDIEGIERIRFTSPHPLHMDDKFLDVFCNNPKICKSMHMPLQSGSSKVLRDMKRGYTKQWYLDRALKLRQSCPDVAISTDIIVGYPSESEEDFAETMEVLEAVRFEQVFSFKFSPRPLTPAANLKPLDDEISSERLSRLQSAHAKILDEIAGAQKDKIFDVYFEELREGGTACGRSFSNFLICVQGGEELLGKTRRVRVEKTARMALYGKVIA from the coding sequence TTGAGTAAACTCCTCTTCATCCAGACCCTAGGTTGCGCGATGAACGTGCGCGATAGCGAGCATATTATCGCGCAGCTAAAAGAGCAAGATTACGAGATTACCGACGACGTAAATATCGCGGATCTGATCTTGATAAATACCTGCTCCGTACGCGAAAAGCCCGTGCATAAGCTTTTCAGCGAGATCGGAGCATTCGATAAAGCTAGAAAAAAGGGCTCCAAAATCGGCGTTTGCGGCTGCACCGCAAGTCATCTGGGCGGAGAAATTTTTAAGCGCGCGCCATTCGTGGATTTCGTGCTCGGCGCCAGAAACGTATCTAAAATTTCGCAAGCCGTTCGTACGCCAAAATTTATCAGCACTGACATAAACTACGACGAGAGCGAGTTTGCATTCGGCGATTTTGCGAGTTCGCCATATAAATCCTTCATAAACATAATGATCGGCTGCGACAAAAAGTGCTCCTACTGCATCGTGCCGCAGACTAGAGGCGATGAAATTTCGATCCCCGCTCAAATCATCTTGCGTGAAGCCGAAAGATCCGCTGCTCGCGGCGCCAAAGAGATATTTTTGCTCGGACAAAACGTCAACAATTACGGCAAGCGCTTTTCTAACGCGCACGAAAAAATCGACTTCAGCGACCTGCTCATGCGGCTTAGCGATATAGAGGGCATTGAGCGCATCCGCTTTACTAGCCCGCATCCGCTACATATGGACGATAAATTTCTAGACGTTTTTTGCAATAATCCTAAAATTTGCAAATCGATGCATATGCCGCTGCAAAGCGGCTCGAGCAAGGTTTTGCGCGATATGAAGCGCGGATATACCAAGCAGTGGTATCTAGACCGCGCGCTTAAGCTGCGCCAAAGCTGCCCGGACGTGGCGATCAGCACCGACATCATCGTGGGCTATCCGAGCGAGAGCGAGGAGGATTTTGCTGAGACGATGGAAGTGCTGGAGGCAGTGAGATTCGAGCAGGTTTTTTCCTTTAAATTTAGCCCGCGACCGCTCACACCGGCAGCAAATTTAAAGCCGCTGGATGATGAAATTTCAAGCGAAAGGCTAAGCAGGCTGCAAAGCGCTCACGCTAAAATTTTAGACGAGATCGCAGGAGCGCAAAAAGATAAAATTTTCGACGTGTATTTCGAGGAGCTGCGAGAGGGCGGCACTGCGTGCGGTAGAAGCTTTTCAAATTTTCTAATCTGCGTGCAAGGCGGCGAGGAGCTGTTAGGCAAAACGCGCAGAGTACGTGTCGAAAAGACCGCCAGAATGGCGCTTTATGGAAAAGTTATCGCTTAA
- a CDS encoding HP0268 family nuclease, with product MQLKLARTELASKPKSVKIEDLQAQVEKSGQKIFYLDRENSQKDLAALVDFFDTKGFSVYQRIVRYGLNENEYMYEVHIL from the coding sequence ATGCAGCTAAAACTTGCCAGAACGGAGCTTGCCTCTAAGCCAAAAAGCGTTAAGATCGAGGATTTGCAAGCCCAAGTAGAAAAGAGCGGACAAAAAATATTTTATCTGGATAGAGAAAATTCTCAAAAAGATTTAGCCGCTTTGGTGGATTTTTTCGACACTAAGGGTTTTAGCGTGTATCAGCGCATAGTGCGATACGGGCTGAACGAAAACGAGTATATGTACGAGGTGCATATCCTTTGA
- a CDS encoding lysophospholipid acyltransferase family protein: MEKLSLKKRLFFRIAEYLIFILIWCIFLTCRVKFTPAKLPEKPCVVVFWHGRLAMMSFAYRRWWLRDFGNTKQAKVIISDHKDGEIITRVISHFGIGAIRGSSFKGGARALMGAIKEIKNGTDVIITPDGPRGPLHSVADGAVILAQRLNLGIYALNYEASSFWKFHSWDEMVLPKPFSRINYSLSAPLNLTGLSLDAGKEAIRRLLFASAEQDAKF; the protein is encoded by the coding sequence ATGGAAAAGTTATCGCTTAAAAAGCGGCTGTTTTTCCGCATCGCCGAATATCTCATTTTTATCCTGATTTGGTGTATTTTTTTAACATGCAGGGTTAAATTTACCCCCGCGAAGCTGCCCGAAAAGCCCTGCGTCGTCGTGTTTTGGCACGGAAGATTAGCTATGATGAGCTTTGCTTATAGGCGCTGGTGGTTGCGGGATTTCGGCAATACTAAGCAAGCCAAGGTCATCATCAGCGATCACAAAGACGGCGAGATAATTACGCGCGTGATCTCGCATTTTGGCATCGGTGCGATCCGCGGCAGCAGTTTCAAAGGCGGAGCGCGCGCGCTTATGGGCGCGATCAAAGAGATAAAAAACGGTACCGATGTCATCATCACTCCCGACGGTCCGCGCGGCCCCCTTCACAGCGTCGCGGATGGAGCCGTGATCCTTGCGCAGCGACTGAACTTAGGCATTTACGCGCTAAATTACGAAGCGAGCAGTTTTTGGAAATTTCATAGCTGGGACGAGATGGTATTGCCAAAGCCCTTTTCGCGCATAAATTACAGCCTCAGCGCACCGTTAAATTTAACTGGGCTTAGCCTCGATGCGGGCAAAGAGGCGATCAGGCGACTGCTTTTTGCAAGCGCCGAGCAAGACGCTAAATTTTAG